From the Methanoculleus caldifontis genome, the window AAGAGCATCGCTAAAAGCATCGAGATCCTCGGCATCGTATCGAAGATCCGGCGGATCCATAGCGGAACGCCCGACATCCGGCCGGTTGACCTCGACGCCGTCATCAGGGAGGAGATCGCCCATTTCCCGGCTCTCCCCATCCGCTACGAGGGGATTACCCGGCAGGTTCTTGCCGACGACCTTCTCTGCGAGGTCTTCACGAACCTGATCGGCAACGCCGTGAAGCACGGTGGGCCCGGAGTTGAGGTATTCATCCGTGTTGAGGCCGCAGATGGGGGATACCTCCGCGTGACGGTCGCGGATACCGGCCGGGGTGTTCCGGACGCCCGGAAAGAGGAGATCTTCCATCGCTACGAGATGAGGCAGCGTGGCGTGGGCGAGGGCCTCGGCCTCTACCTTGTGCGGATCCTCATCGACCGCTACGGCGGCAGGATCTGGGTCGGGGACCGCGTACCGGGCCGCCCGGATGAGGGGGCGGCGTTCTCCTTTGTGCTCCGGGCGGCGGGCGGCGGCGGTACCGGGCGGGCCTGAGGCGGGTCGGCGAAGTGGTTCTCTTCTGCCGCCATCGTCCGGGGGTCAGAGTCGTCCCGCCTGACCGGCCGTGCCGGTGAGATCATGGGGTGTGGTATAAGTCTGGGTGGGTGCCGGAATCGCTCCCTGCTCCCGTCCGACTTCTGTTTCGGAGCTGGTAGCACCCCAACATCGGCCTGCGGGGCAGAGAAGGCGAATTCGATCCAGTATGCCTTATCTTCTCTCTCGGAACAATCTTAATGATGAGCGAGAGTGAGCCCGAGCGCCCCCGGATCCGGATCCCGGTCAGGACCAAGTTCCTCCTCGTATTCCTGGGTCTCTCGACGGTCGCCCTCCTCCTCGCCGGGTCTCTTGCCTTCGTGCAGATGGACGATGTCGGCCGCTACGCCCTGGACCGGAGCACCGATCTCGGAGCCCGCGCGATGAACGACAGCACCGCCGCGCTCGAGCGCAACGCCGAGGAGTCGCTTCTCCGGCTTGCGCAGAACCAGGCTTACATCAGCAATATCGTCTTTGAGCAGGTGAGCGGGGATCTTGAGATCATGGAGCGGTACGCGGCGACCATCATGGAGAACCCGTCCATGGTCCGGCCGCGGCACTTCTACCTGCAGGACGAAGAGCCGGCAGACCGGCGCGCAACCTCCCTCCTCTTCCTCTCGCCCGGCATCGATGCCGGGCGCCTTAGCGAGGAGCGGGACGCCGCCGGGACGATGAACGACATCTTCATCCCCGTCTCCGCAACGAACCGGCACCTGGCGAATGTCTACGTCGGGACGGGTTCGGGGATGGCGATGATTTACCCCTGGACGACCGGGCTCGATCCTGCATGCGACCTCCGGCTCAGGAGCTGGTTTTCGCAGGCAGTCGAGACCGGGGGTCTCGTCTGGTCCGAGCCGTATGTCGATCTCATCGGGCACGGCCTGATGGTGACCTGCTCGCGGCCGGTCTACCATCCGGAGAAGGGCTGGGTCTGGGTGGTCGGTGCGGACGTCACGGTCGAGACGATCAACCAGCAGATCATCGGGACCCAGGTGGGCGACCGGGGCTACGCGATGCTGATCGACCAGCATGGAAACGTCATCAGCCGGCCCGGCCTCACCTCGGGCGACCTGCGGTGGGACGCGTCGTTCGTCGCCGAGAACCTGCTTTCGAGCGAGAACCCGGATCTCGCTTCGGTCGCCGAAAAGATGACCGCGGGGGAGACGGGGGTCGCCAGGATCAGGTTTGACGACGGCGAGCGGTTCATCGCGTATGCCCCCGTCCGGAGCGTGAACTGGAGCGTCGGTGTCGTGATGCCGGTCGACGAGGTGCTCGCGCCGATAGAGAAGACCCGATCGAGCATCTTCCAGGCCTCGGAGGATACCGCCGCGCATATCGGCAGTCAACAGGACGCAATGAAGACCATCTTCACCGGGGCGTTCCTCGGCCTGCTCGCCGTCGTCGCCCTCCTGACCCTCGCCGTCACCCGGCACTTCACCCGGCCCATCGAGGAACTGCAGAAGGGTTCCGAGGCCATCGGCCGGGGCGACCTCGATCACCGGGTGGAGGTGGCGACCGGGGACGAGTTCGAGGAGCTTGCCCACTCCTTCAACCGGATGACGGCCGATCTGAGAGGACACGTCGAGGATCTCCGTCGGACGACCGCGGAGAAGGAGCGGATCGCAAAGGAGCTTGAGATCGCGAAGGAGATCCAGCAGAGCATCCTGCCCGAGTCGGCGCCGGTGCTTCCCGGGTTCGACCTCGCAGGCTTCAACCTGCCTGCCCGGGAGGTGGGCGGGGACTTCTTCGACTACATCCCTGCCGGCGAAGGTTGCTGGGGCGTCGAGATCGCCGACGTATCGGGGAAGGGCGTTCCCGCCGCACTCTTCATGGCCCTCTCCCGCACCCTCGTCCGGGCGAGCGCGTCGGAGAGCTCCGATCCGGTCAGGTCGATCCTGGAGGCGAACCGCTACATCTGCATGGATTCAAAGACCTGCATGTTCGTCACCCTCTTCTACGGTATCCTCGATACCCGGAAGGGGACCTTCACCTACGTGAACGCAGGCCACAATCCTCCCCTCCTCTTCAGGGCGGGATCGAGCGAGGCGGAACTCCTCCAGGGGAAGGGGATCGCCCTCGGGATCTTCGACGATATCGAGCTCGAACTCGTGGAACTCCGGCTGAACCCCGGCGACACGGTGGTCTTCTACACCGACGGGGTGAACGAGGCCACGAACGAGCGCGACGAGGAGTACGGTATGGAGCGGCTCAAAGCGTTCATCCCGGGACTGCTCGACCGCCAGGCACGGGAGATGATCGAGGCGATCGTGGAGGACGTCACCGCCTTTGCCGGCGACCGGCCGCAGTTCGACGATATCACGCTTGTTGTGCTGAAGGTCGGGTGATACGGGTGAGATGGATCCTCATGGTACTTCTCCTCTTCGCCCTTGCCGGCCCCGCCTCAGCCGTTCCCCTCCTTCCCGCGGAGTTCTGGGGCACGGTCACGATCGACGGGAGCCCGGCGCCGGCGGGGACCGTCGTCACAGCAAGGATCGACGACCGCGACTGCGGGTCGCTCGCCACGGCGGCTGCCGGGGCCTACGGCGGGGATAGCCTCTTCGATACGCGTCTGATCGTCGGCGGGGAGGACGGCGATGCCGGGAAGGCGATCGTCTTCCTCGTGAACGGTATGCCCGCCGGGACGGCGGTCTACACCCCTGGCACTTCCGTCCGCCTCGATCTTGCGGCCGCCGGCGGGAAAGCGACCATCTCCGCGAACGTGACCGCCGGCACCATCCCGCTCACCGTCCGGTTCACCGACACCTCCGCAGAGAATCCATCATCCTGGCACTGGTCGTTCGGTGACGGCGGCACTTCCGTAGAGCAGCATCCGGTGCATACCTACACCCTCCCCGGCAACTACACCGTCTCGCTCTCGGTGGACGGCGGGCTCGCGACCGTCACGAGACCCGGTTACGTCAGGGTCACCCCGGTCCTCTTCGGGGACGCGAACGAGGACGGCGCGGTCAACCAGGCCGATACCCTCGTCGTCCTCCAGGAGGTCGTAGGTCTCCGGGAGAAGCCTGCCGCCGGGACCGATCGGTTCCGGAAGACGGACGTCGACGTGAACGGCGTGATCGAGGTCGGCGACGCTCTTTTCATCGCCCAGCACAACGTCGGCCTCCGGGACCCGTGGTTCGGGTTGCTGTAGTCCCGGTCGGCCGCGCAGAGGAGATCGTCGCGGCGACTGCGAGGGGCATGCCCTCCCCTGTTTGTGAAATTTCCCGGCAGAATATCGGGGGAAAAGCTCTTCAGTCTTCACTCCTGCTTCTTTTTCCCCATCCGGCCGTAGTGACGTTCAATATAATCTTATCTATTCGATATCCTGCTCACATGGAGTAAATATTTAAAAATCCCGCTCAAAATTTGATTATTTTTTATTTCTCATCTCTGGGATGTGTGTTGGAAACAAAACTATTATATGCAGAATAATCGTTTTATCTTCTCATTGATCGTTTTTGGGTGATCTGCATGAGAATGTCGAAATTCGTGGCGGGATTGATTATCCTGCTCATTGTCCTGTTCCTGGCGGGCACCGCGAGTGCCCTGCCGGGAGATGACCGGACCGTACGGGACCCCCCCTCCGTCCAGGCGGGGGAGCGGGTACCGGTGTTCCTGGTCTTGAACGAACAGCCAAAGCAACCTGCGTCCTTTGGCGAGCTCAAAGCCAACGCTCTGAGCCGTCAGGCGCAGGTGCTGCAGACCGTCGGAGCAGTCGACTCTGCGGCCGCAAAGACCGCCCGGTCCTACTGGATCGCGAACGCGATCTGGATGGAGGCCGATCCGGCAGCGCTTGATCAGCTTGCCAGGATCCCGGGGGTCAGCCGCATCGAGCCGGACCTGACCGTCACGCTCAGCGACCCGGTCACGGGGGTTGCATCGACGATCAGCCCCGAGTCCATATCGCGGCCGGAGAACGGGTACGCCACGGTCTGGAGCGTGGACTATATCGAGGCCCCGTCCGTCTGGAAGAACGGGACCATCGGTGAAGGAGTGACGATCGCCATCGTCGATACAGGTATCGAGGGCGACCACCCGGCGTTCGGCGACCGTGTCGTCAAATTCGCCGACTTCGTCTACGGTGACAACACCTCCGCCTACGACGACCACGGCCACGGCACCCACTGCGCCGGTACGGCGGCAGGCGGCACGGTCACGGTCGAGAATTATGACGGCCAGTTCGACGTGGCCCTCGGCGTCGCGCCTGGAGCGAACCTGATCGGGGCAAAAGTCCTCGGCAGTGGAGGTTCCGGCTCGTTCAGCACAATTCTCAGCGGCGCTCAGTGGGCGGTCGACAACGGGGCCGACATCGTCTCGATGAGCCTTGGGACCTACGTCTCCCGCGACAACTACGAGGGTGGCTTCTACCTCTCCGAGGGCGAGAGCCGGATTGTTTCGCTCGATGTCTCGTCGCAGATGCACGATGTTTTCGGTGTCCTCTATGAGCCCCAGTTCGTGATCGGATCGGTCCGGGTTGAGGACCAGTATTACTACGCCACTGCGGCCGGATATGATCCAAACCCCCTGGAGAGCCTCACCATCACCATCACGGATGGTAACGGCAACATCGCCAGCGGCGCCGAGATCGACTGGCTCGGTTTCGACCAGAATACGAACCGCTACTACTTCAAGGCGCCCTATGCCTCGAACACCGCAGGCTGGAACGGTTTCTGGAAGCTCAATGTGACGAACACCGGAGAGACCGGGGTCTCGATCCGGGAGGCCGGGCTCTCCGAGTGCTATCAGTCCAACGGGGAGACCATCCTTGATGCCGCTATCAACAACATGGTCGCCGGAGGCACCGTCGTCGTGATCGCCGCCGGGAACAATGGAGAGTTTGGTACCGCCACCATCGGCACGCCGGGGACCGCAAAAGACGCCATCACCGTCGGCGCCACCGACTACCTGATGGACTACCGTGCGTTCTTCAGCAGCATGGGGCCGGTGAACCGGGCAGCGCCGTACATCAAGCCCGACGTCATGGCGCCCGGTGTCGCGATCATCTCGGCGTACCCCGGCTGGCAGTATGCCTCCGGACAGGGCACATCGATGGCCTGCCCGGCCGTCGCCGGAGCGGCGGCGCTGATGCTCTCGGGCAACGAGACCCTTACGCCCGCTGAGGTGAAGGCCGCCCTGATGAAGACGGCGGTCCACATCGGCGAGGACGGGGCCATCCTGCCCGTGATGCAGAAGAACAACGCCTACGGTGCAGGCAGGATCAACGCCTATGAGGCGGTGAACACCACCGGCGGCCTTGGTGAGGCTCTCCCGTGGAACGGGATCCAGCACGAACTCATCGGCGGATCCCTCGGTTACAGCGTGACGGGCAATACCCTCCCGGTCATGGCGGTCCTCTGGAACACGACCGCAGGGGAGCCCCTTGCGGGAGAAGAGGTTGAGCTCAACGTATGGTACGAGGGGTATTACAATTTCCAGTATTACCGCGCCTATGTTGACAACCAGACGCTCACGACCGATGAGTATGGGTACGCCTACTACAATGCGGACATATCCACCGTCCCTACCAGCAGGTCTGTCTACACCAGAATCGCCAGTGGCAGTCTCCAGCTGGAGGGCTCGGTGTGGAAGAACTCGGTCACGCCGACCCCGACCGTGACGCCGGAACCGATCGTCCCCATCTACACTAGCGAGACTTACCGGGTGGACCGCAACGCGACCGTTGAGATCAAGTATCCGCTCCTCGCCGCCGACGGCTCGCCCTACGTGGAGGATGTCGCCTTTACGGTCGAGAACGACAGTGATACCCTCGTCGACGAGGTGCTCACCCCGGTGAACGGCGTCATCGCGTACTCGCTTGACCTTGCCGGGAGGCCGCTTGATGAGACGGATCTCGACATCTGGGTTGGAGGAAGATACGCGGGAAGCGTCTACGTAAGCCAGCAGGAAGACATCAGCCAGCACGTG encodes:
- a CDS encoding SpoIIE family protein phosphatase codes for the protein MSESEPERPRIRIPVRTKFLLVFLGLSTVALLLAGSLAFVQMDDVGRYALDRSTDLGARAMNDSTAALERNAEESLLRLAQNQAYISNIVFEQVSGDLEIMERYAATIMENPSMVRPRHFYLQDEEPADRRATSLLFLSPGIDAGRLSEERDAAGTMNDIFIPVSATNRHLANVYVGTGSGMAMIYPWTTGLDPACDLRLRSWFSQAVETGGLVWSEPYVDLIGHGLMVTCSRPVYHPEKGWVWVVGADVTVETINQQIIGTQVGDRGYAMLIDQHGNVISRPGLTSGDLRWDASFVAENLLSSENPDLASVAEKMTAGETGVARIRFDDGERFIAYAPVRSVNWSVGVVMPVDEVLAPIEKTRSSIFQASEDTAAHIGSQQDAMKTIFTGAFLGLLAVVALLTLAVTRHFTRPIEELQKGSEAIGRGDLDHRVEVATGDEFEELAHSFNRMTADLRGHVEDLRRTTAEKERIAKELEIAKEIQQSILPESAPVLPGFDLAGFNLPAREVGGDFFDYIPAGEGCWGVEIADVSGKGVPAALFMALSRTLVRASASESSDPVRSILEANRYICMDSKTCMFVTLFYGILDTRKGTFTYVNAGHNPPLLFRAGSSEAELLQGKGIALGIFDDIELELVELRLNPGDTVVFYTDGVNEATNERDEEYGMERLKAFIPGLLDRQAREMIEAIVEDVTAFAGDRPQFDDITLVVLKVG
- a CDS encoding PKD domain-containing protein: MVLLLFALAGPASAVPLLPAEFWGTVTIDGSPAPAGTVVTARIDDRDCGSLATAAAGAYGGDSLFDTRLIVGGEDGDAGKAIVFLVNGMPAGTAVYTPGTSVRLDLAAAGGKATISANVTAGTIPLTVRFTDTSAENPSSWHWSFGDGGTSVEQHPVHTYTLPGNYTVSLSVDGGLATVTRPGYVRVTPVLFGDANEDGAVNQADTLVVLQEVVGLREKPAAGTDRFRKTDVDVNGVIEVGDALFIAQHNVGLRDPWFGLL